The following coding sequences lie in one Streptomyces albofaciens JCM 4342 genomic window:
- a CDS encoding SDR family oxidoreductase, protein MLLRDKTVVVSGVGAGLGHRVAMACVRDGASVVLGARTKSRLAEAAAQADPSGERVAWRVTDIADEAQCAELAALAAERFGGIDALVQVAALDSHFGGLADADFEAWRRVVDINLIGSLRMARACLPSMTERGGGSVVLIGTQSSVAAPAEVWQTAYAASKGALVSAMYALARELGPRRIRVNTVQPGWMWGPPVEAYVRYAAQAEGIPEREVLDRLTARMALPEMATDADVAESAVFLASDRARAITGQSLLVNAGEVMR, encoded by the coding sequence ATGCTGCTGCGGGACAAGACCGTCGTCGTGTCGGGCGTCGGTGCCGGGCTCGGGCACCGGGTCGCGATGGCGTGCGTACGGGACGGCGCCTCGGTGGTGCTCGGCGCCCGTACGAAATCCCGGCTGGCCGAGGCGGCGGCGCAGGCCGACCCGTCGGGCGAGCGCGTCGCGTGGCGGGTGACGGACATCGCGGACGAGGCGCAGTGCGCGGAGCTGGCCGCGCTCGCGGCCGAACGCTTCGGCGGGATCGACGCGCTCGTCCAGGTGGCCGCGCTGGACTCGCACTTCGGCGGGCTGGCCGACGCCGACTTCGAGGCCTGGCGGCGGGTCGTGGACATCAATCTCATCGGCTCGCTGCGCATGGCCCGCGCCTGCCTGCCGTCGATGACGGAACGCGGCGGCGGGTCGGTCGTGCTGATCGGCACCCAGTCGTCGGTGGCCGCGCCGGCCGAGGTGTGGCAGACGGCCTACGCGGCGTCCAAGGGCGCGCTGGTCTCGGCGATGTACGCGCTCGCGCGCGAGCTGGGGCCGCGCCGCATCCGGGTCAACACCGTGCAGCCGGGCTGGATGTGGGGCCCGCCGGTCGAGGCGTACGTCCGGTACGCGGCGCAGGCCGAGGGCATACCGGAGCGCGAGGTGCTGGACCGGCTCACCGCGCGGATGGCGCTGCCGGAGATGGCGACGGACGCCGATGTCGCCGAGAGTGCGGTGTTCCTGGCGTCCGACCGGGCGCGGGCGATCACCGGCCAGTCGCTGCTGGTGAACGCCGGCGAGGTCATGCGCTGA
- a CDS encoding PLP-dependent aminotransferase family protein, whose amino-acid sequence MPHDLRPAPALAARAAHTGGSPVREILALTARPEVISFAGGLPAGELFDARGIAAAFRYVLDETPRQALQYSTTEGDPALRAAVAARVSARGLATDADGLLVTTGSQQGLSLLATALLEPGDTVLVEDPCYLAALQVFGFAGARVVPVPTDDAGLDPAALDEIAARERPKLVYLVPTFQNPTGRTLSAERRAAVAEVAARRGLWIIEDDPYGELRFEGEPVPYLATFPGAEDRTALLGSFSKIVAPGLRLGWLRAPAALRRACVIAKQAADLHTSTVDQAAVARYLAGPGLDAHLDRVRGAYHARRDALVDGLGEALPDGSRWNRPDGGMFVWATMPAGYDATALLPEAIGHDVAYVPGAPFYAGPADAGSMRLSFVTHPPEEIEEGLRRLAKTLREVRP is encoded by the coding sequence ATGCCGCACGACCTCCGCCCCGCCCCCGCACTGGCCGCGCGCGCGGCGCACACCGGAGGCTCCCCCGTACGCGAGATCCTCGCACTGACCGCCCGGCCCGAGGTCATATCGTTCGCCGGCGGGCTGCCGGCGGGCGAGCTGTTCGACGCCCGGGGCATCGCGGCGGCCTTCCGGTACGTACTGGACGAGACGCCGCGCCAGGCCCTCCAGTACTCGACGACCGAGGGCGATCCGGCGCTGCGCGCGGCCGTCGCCGCCCGGGTGAGCGCCCGCGGCCTGGCCACCGACGCGGACGGCCTGCTGGTCACCACCGGCTCGCAGCAGGGCCTGTCGCTGCTGGCCACGGCGCTACTGGAGCCGGGTGACACGGTGCTGGTCGAGGACCCGTGCTATCTGGCGGCGCTCCAGGTCTTCGGGTTCGCCGGCGCGCGGGTGGTGCCGGTGCCGACCGACGACGCCGGCCTGGACCCGGCCGCGCTGGACGAGATCGCGGCGCGCGAGCGGCCGAAGCTGGTCTACCTCGTGCCGACGTTCCAGAACCCGACGGGCCGGACGCTGTCCGCCGAGCGGCGGGCCGCGGTGGCCGAGGTGGCGGCCCGGCGCGGCCTGTGGATCATCGAGGACGACCCGTACGGCGAGCTGCGCTTCGAGGGCGAGCCGGTGCCGTACCTCGCCACGTTCCCCGGCGCCGAGGACCGTACGGCGCTGCTCGGCTCCTTCTCCAAGATCGTGGCGCCGGGTCTGCGGCTGGGCTGGCTGCGCGCGCCGGCGGCGCTGCGCCGCGCCTGCGTCATCGCCAAGCAGGCCGCCGACCTGCACACCTCGACGGTCGATCAGGCGGCGGTCGCCCGGTACCTGGCGGGCCCCGGCCTGGACGCCCACCTGGACCGCGTGCGCGGCGCCTACCACGCGCGCCGCGACGCCCTGGTGGACGGCCTCGGCGAGGCCCTTCCCGACGGCTCGCGCTGGAACCGGCCGGACGGCGGGATGTTCGTCTGGGCGACGATGCCCGCCGGATACGACGCGACGGCGCTGCTGCCCGAGGCGATCGGGCACGATGTCGCCTACGTCCCGGGCGCGCCCTTCTACGCGGGTCCGGCGGATGCCGGCTCGATGCGGCTGTCCTTCGTGACGCATCCGCCGGAGGAGATCGAGGAGGGGCTGCGGCGGCTGGCGAAGACGTTGCGGGAGGTGCGACCGTAG
- a CDS encoding DUF397 domain-containing protein, translating into MAIQPNSAFSWTKSSYSGGNGACVEIAVPAAAAIAVRDSKDPDGPRLTFDTSAWSTFVTGVSKGAYDLT; encoded by the coding sequence ATGGCCATTCAGCCCAATTCCGCATTCTCCTGGACGAAGTCCTCGTACTCCGGTGGCAACGGCGCCTGCGTCGAGATCGCCGTTCCGGCGGCGGCCGCCATCGCGGTGCGCGACTCCAAGGACCCCGACGGCCCGCGTCTGACCTTCGACACCTCCGCGTGGAGCACCTTCGTGACGGGCGTGAGCAAAGGGGCCTACGACCTGACCTGA
- a CDS encoding helix-turn-helix domain-containing protein codes for MASNINPTVRRRRLGQELRRLRELKGMTAEEVAERLLVSQSKISRLENGRRSISQRDVRDLCGVYEVDDHRVVDSLMQMAKDSRQQGWWHAFGDIPYSVYIGLETEAASLRVYESLLVPGLLQTPGYAEAVIPGTVPELTQEQLEKRIQVRMRRQERVNHPDNPLRLWVVMDESALRRVVGSHLIMREQLDHLVEVSHLPHVTVQVLPYDAGAHAGMSGTFSILEFDDAADSSVVYIEGVTSDLYLEKTNDVHKYTIMYEHLRAQALSADQSREFIASAAKKHADAMA; via the coding sequence GTGGCGTCCAACATCAATCCCACCGTCCGACGTCGCCGGCTGGGTCAGGAGCTGCGCAGGCTCCGCGAGCTGAAGGGCATGACGGCCGAGGAGGTCGCCGAGCGCCTGCTCGTGTCACAGTCGAAGATCAGCCGCCTGGAGAACGGCCGCCGCAGCATCAGCCAGCGGGACGTCCGGGACCTGTGCGGGGTCTACGAGGTCGACGACCACCGCGTGGTGGATTCGCTGATGCAGATGGCCAAGGATTCGCGGCAGCAGGGCTGGTGGCACGCGTTCGGCGACATCCCGTACAGCGTCTACATCGGCCTGGAGACCGAGGCGGCCTCGCTGCGGGTGTACGAGTCGCTGCTCGTGCCGGGCCTGCTCCAGACGCCCGGTTACGCCGAAGCCGTCATTCCCGGCACGGTCCCGGAGCTCACCCAGGAGCAGCTGGAAAAACGTATCCAGGTACGGATGCGCCGCCAGGAGCGGGTCAACCACCCGGACAACCCGCTGCGACTGTGGGTCGTCATGGACGAGAGCGCGCTGCGCCGGGTCGTGGGCAGCCACCTGATCATGCGCGAGCAGCTCGACCACCTCGTGGAGGTCAGTCACCTGCCGCACGTGACGGTCCAGGTGCTGCCGTACGACGCGGGCGCGCACGCCGGCATGTCGGGGACGTTCTCGATCCTGGAGTTCGACGACGCGGCCGATTCGAGCGTGGTCTACATCGAAGGCGTCACGAGCGATCTGTATCTGGAGAAGACCAACGACGTCCACAAGTACACGATCATGTACGAGCATCTGCGGGCACAGGCGCTCAGCGCGGACCAGAGCCGGGAGTTCATCGCCTCGGCGGCGAAGAAGCACGCGGACGCCATGGCCTGA
- a CDS encoding GOLPH3/VPS74 family protein — translation MGRSRRTIPEELLLLALDPATGTTAQPQSLDLGLAGAQLVELALAGRIAPDGDRIAVVLPRPTGDPTLDSALELLRRRGSPVRAVHWIGGPRLGLRQTYLTHLERCGMVHAVAGQMCGVLPTTRYQATDTAISREIKARLDSAIRTGVPPDPRTAALAALAHAVGLGKHLYPGNEGRSSRSRLRDLIRHDPMGGLVAHAVMDVQNGVAAQPRRAPVATASGPGAGRQPASRVAAEPAGVPAQPRHGSMARVGAR, via the coding sequence ATGGGCAGGAGCCGCAGAACAATTCCGGAGGAGCTTCTGCTGCTCGCTTTGGACCCGGCAACGGGAACCACAGCGCAGCCGCAGTCGCTCGACCTCGGTCTGGCCGGGGCCCAGCTAGTAGAGCTGGCTCTGGCCGGACGGATAGCCCCAGACGGGGATCGTATCGCCGTGGTGCTGCCACGGCCGACCGGAGATCCGACTCTGGACTCCGCGCTTGAGTTGCTGCGACGTCGCGGCAGCCCGGTGCGCGCCGTCCACTGGATCGGCGGGCCCCGGCTGGGGCTGCGCCAGACGTATCTCACGCACCTGGAGCGGTGCGGCATGGTGCATGCCGTGGCGGGCCAGATGTGCGGGGTACTGCCGACGACTCGCTATCAGGCGACGGACACGGCCATCAGCCGGGAGATCAAGGCCCGGCTCGACAGTGCGATCCGCACCGGCGTACCGCCGGACCCGCGGACCGCGGCGCTCGCCGCGCTGGCCCACGCGGTCGGCCTCGGCAAGCACCTCTATCCCGGGAACGAGGGGCGCTCCTCGCGCTCCCGCCTCCGGGACCTGATCCGGCACGACCCGATGGGCGGGCTGGTCGCACATGCCGTCATGGATGTGCAGAACGGCGTCGCGGCGCAGCCGAGGCGCGCACCGGTGGCGACCGCCTCCGGGCCTGGTGCGGGCCGGCAGCCCGCGAGCCGCGTCGCGGCGGAACCGGCGGGCGTGCCGGCCCAGCCACGGCACGGTTCCATGGCCCGCGTCGGGGCGCGTTGA
- a CDS encoding serine hydrolase yields the protein MAGESPGKPEQKQSSGETAGSERDPRLAVFREAPKPDEKTGEREEKAGERDEKDGTEAGAEAGKADGGGRDARLREAVAAWVASSDEDGENGEDGENGEESVTGGNTEAESKPEQRPEQGAASKPAPKPESKSKPKSEPTPESRAKDEAAEAPVTKASADAGTATKKAPEGAAKDSAKGGAKDGAKDGAKGALKGASGGAGEDTVEDGAEGAPQSASERPSAGGGKPSGSASGVEDGSGISGAQSGSKGSSGSAAKDAAASVPAAAAEGEPKVVQQSKSVDQPTAIFKAPSADEGERKPVDNATRAFSIAKQKTADDSGTATAAKAAKGEDGPGKSDAKAEPKAEPKTEPKTEPKTDPTPGKSDGKPSADKPSADKSPAAEPSTPKAAADQPTTAIKAVRPSGAAESDGERTSQFVALKSTDPQPIKPPRPVVTGKPGKQGKAGKADKAEKGAAKTDAAKADAAKTDIAKAGNKPGTKAAAGTDTKPAAEPDVAPGTKWGAKAAGTAGADAKAAAPEAPSGATTGTTAPPGALPDSEQTKQQPLPPLDLLAQLTNTPPPPETPMRTVARRFKIWTPVVLLLAIIFVVVQQVRPLPDPTLALGGKTSYTFGGSPFQMPWPGQGQAAAKVVGAGSLGTYGEEKPVPTASVAKIMTAYVILKNHPLKKGEEGPTLTIDAKTVEEGKAEGQSTIGSLKEGQQYSEYKMLQMLMIPSGNNIARALARWDAGSEQEFAKKMNAAAKDLGMKNTTYTDPSGLEKTTVSTAVDQLKLAEEVMKQDAFRKIVAMPNADKGLPERIFNNNDLIAKYPELSIKGIKTGSSTAAGGTLVWAAYKGVGGKDQLILGATMGQHVKGLDPNGGSSLALVQQRTKPMIEAIRNALTSATTVKKGQVVGYVDDGVGGQTPVVATKDLEAIGVPGQKIDFKIGPAAGKPVPHEAKAGTVVGELTVGSGSTAAKVPVALQKNLAEPTFGAKLTRIG from the coding sequence GTGGCGGGCGAGTCCCCCGGCAAGCCGGAGCAGAAGCAGTCGTCGGGGGAGACGGCGGGGAGCGAACGCGACCCGCGACTCGCGGTCTTCCGAGAGGCGCCGAAGCCGGACGAGAAGACCGGCGAGCGCGAGGAGAAGGCCGGCGAGCGCGACGAGAAGGACGGTACGGAAGCCGGCGCGGAGGCCGGCAAGGCCGACGGCGGGGGCCGGGACGCGCGGCTGCGCGAGGCGGTCGCCGCGTGGGTGGCGTCGTCCGACGAGGACGGCGAGAACGGCGAGGACGGCGAGAACGGTGAGGAGAGCGTGACCGGGGGCAACACCGAGGCCGAATCGAAGCCGGAGCAGAGGCCGGAGCAGGGGGCGGCGTCGAAGCCGGCGCCGAAGCCGGAGTCGAAGTCGAAACCGAAGTCGGAGCCGACGCCGGAAAGCCGTGCGAAGGATGAGGCGGCTGAGGCGCCGGTGACGAAGGCGTCGGCAGACGCCGGTACGGCGACGAAGAAGGCCCCCGAGGGCGCGGCGAAGGACAGCGCCAAGGGCGGCGCGAAGGACGGCGCGAAGGACGGCGCGAAGGGCGCGCTCAAGGGCGCTTCCGGGGGCGCGGGCGAGGACACCGTCGAGGACGGGGCCGAGGGTGCGCCTCAGAGCGCCTCTGAGCGCCCCTCCGCGGGCGGTGGCAAGCCTTCCGGGTCCGCTTCCGGTGTTGAGGACGGTTCCGGGATTTCCGGGGCGCAGAGCGGCTCCAAGGGCTCCTCCGGCTCCGCGGCCAAGGATGCCGCCGCCTCCGTTCCCGCTGCCGCGGCCGAGGGCGAGCCCAAGGTCGTGCAGCAGTCGAAGTCCGTCGACCAGCCGACCGCGATCTTCAAGGCGCCGAGCGCCGACGAGGGCGAGCGCAAGCCGGTCGACAACGCGACGCGCGCGTTCTCGATCGCAAAGCAGAAGACTGCGGACGACAGCGGTACGGCCACGGCCGCGAAGGCCGCGAAGGGCGAGGACGGGCCCGGCAAGTCCGACGCCAAGGCCGAGCCCAAGGCCGAGCCCAAGACCGAGCCCAAGACCGAGCCCAAGACCGACCCCACACCCGGCAAGTCCGACGGCAAGCCGTCCGCCGACAAGCCTTCGGCGGACAAGTCGCCGGCCGCCGAGCCGTCGACCCCCAAGGCGGCGGCCGACCAGCCGACCACGGCGATCAAGGCCGTACGGCCGTCCGGCGCCGCGGAGTCGGACGGCGAGCGCACCAGCCAGTTCGTGGCGCTGAAGTCCACCGACCCGCAGCCGATCAAGCCGCCGCGCCCGGTCGTGACCGGCAAGCCCGGAAAGCAGGGCAAGGCAGGCAAGGCGGACAAGGCGGAGAAGGGCGCCGCGAAGACCGACGCTGCTAAGGCCGACGCCGCCAAGACCGACATCGCGAAGGCCGGGAACAAGCCCGGCACCAAGGCGGCTGCCGGTACGGACACGAAGCCGGCCGCCGAGCCGGACGTCGCCCCGGGCACGAAGTGGGGCGCGAAGGCGGCCGGCACCGCCGGGGCCGACGCCAAGGCCGCCGCGCCCGAGGCGCCCTCGGGGGCGACGACCGGCACGACCGCGCCGCCCGGCGCGCTGCCGGACTCCGAGCAGACCAAGCAGCAGCCCCTCCCGCCGCTGGACCTGCTGGCCCAGCTGACCAACACCCCGCCGCCGCCCGAGACCCCGATGCGGACGGTCGCCCGCCGGTTCAAGATCTGGACCCCGGTGGTGCTCCTGCTGGCGATCATCTTCGTGGTCGTCCAGCAGGTACGGCCGCTGCCGGACCCGACGCTGGCGCTGGGCGGGAAGACCTCGTACACCTTCGGGGGCAGCCCGTTCCAGATGCCGTGGCCCGGTCAGGGGCAGGCCGCCGCCAAGGTGGTGGGCGCGGGCAGCCTGGGCACGTACGGCGAGGAGAAGCCGGTGCCGACGGCGAGCGTCGCCAAGATCATGACGGCGTACGTGATCCTGAAGAACCACCCTCTGAAGAAGGGTGAGGAGGGCCCGACTCTGACGATCGACGCCAAGACGGTCGAGGAGGGCAAGGCCGAGGGACAGTCGACGATCGGGAGCCTCAAGGAGGGACAGCAGTACAGCGAGTACAAGATGCTGCAGATGCTGATGATCCCCTCGGGCAACAACATCGCCCGCGCGCTGGCCCGCTGGGACGCCGGGTCCGAGCAGGAGTTCGCCAAGAAGATGAACGCCGCGGCCAAGGACCTCGGCATGAAGAACACCACGTACACCGACCCCAGCGGTCTGGAGAAGACCACCGTCAGCACCGCCGTCGACCAGCTCAAGCTGGCCGAGGAGGTCATGAAGCAGGACGCGTTCCGGAAGATCGTCGCGATGCCCAACGCGGACAAGGGCCTTCCGGAGCGGATCTTCAACAACAATGACCTCATCGCCAAGTACCCGGAGCTGAGCATCAAGGGCATCAAGACCGGCTCCAGCACGGCGGCCGGCGGCACGCTGGTGTGGGCGGCGTACAAGGGCGTCGGCGGCAAGGACCAGCTCATCCTCGGTGCCACGATGGGGCAGCACGTCAAGGGCCTGGACCCCAACGGAGGCAGCAGCCTCGCCCTGGTCCAGCAGCGCACCAAGCCCATGATCGAAGCCATCCGCAACGCCCTCACCTCCGCCACCACCGTCAAGAAGGGCCAGGTCGTCGGCTACGTGGACGACGGCGTCGGCGGTCAGACGCCCGTCGTGGCGACGAAGGACCTGGAGGCGATCGGCGTCCCCGGCCAGAAGATCGACTTCAAGATCGGCCCGGCCGCCGGCAAGCCCGTCCCGCACGAGGCGAAGGCCGGCACCGTCGTCGGCGAGCTGACCGTCGGCAGCGGGTCCACCGCGGCCAAGGTGCCGGTGGCCCTCCAGAAGAACCTCGCCGAGCCGACCTTCGGCGCGAAGCTGACGCGCATCGGCTGA
- a CDS encoding glycosyltransferase family 39 protein, with protein MLLTGLWGIRRQGSMWRDEAVTYDMAHRTLAELWPTLQTVDAVHGLYYVLMRGWFLVFDGGVVALRLPSVVAMAAAAAGVTLLGRQLAGRRAGLFAGLVFVLLPMVQQYAQEGRSYAMVCALVVWSTYLLARVAARPGRRLWAGYGALSLAACWMHEFAVLALPAHGAAVVLSGLPRAVRRAWCVVAGAVVVALVPLALFSMGQSEQLSWLQWPNPVQLGTFIALVLGGLICSRAPVGRAGARRLRLRPVALPLLVLPTALLVLLSQLKPMYVDRYVLYYVAGFALLAGAALDWVLRPAGHRGQTRRRLLYRSMALAVVPALLVPVNVFLRSPQSRTDDAVAVTRAVEELSSPGDGLLFLPSRRRVWAAADPHEFHRLRDLALDRSPVASHTLYGTELSGDRVHAHMMQARRIVAVGDAKGQPLDETDQEIAKRTTLRTAFQACATRELKGARVTLYARPGHC; from the coding sequence ATGCTTCTTACGGGGCTGTGGGGCATCCGCCGCCAGGGGAGCATGTGGCGTGACGAGGCGGTCACGTACGACATGGCGCACCGCACGCTGGCGGAGCTGTGGCCGACGCTCCAGACCGTGGACGCGGTGCACGGTCTCTATTACGTCCTCATGCGCGGCTGGTTCCTCGTCTTCGACGGGGGAGTGGTGGCCCTGCGGCTGCCGTCCGTGGTCGCGATGGCGGCGGCCGCCGCCGGTGTCACCCTGCTCGGCAGGCAGCTGGCGGGCCGGCGGGCGGGGCTCTTCGCGGGGCTGGTCTTCGTCCTGCTGCCGATGGTGCAGCAGTACGCGCAGGAGGGCCGCTCCTACGCGATGGTCTGCGCGCTGGTGGTGTGGTCCACGTACCTGCTGGCGCGGGTCGCCGCCCGTCCGGGCAGGCGCCTGTGGGCGGGCTACGGGGCGCTGTCACTGGCCGCCTGCTGGATGCACGAATTCGCCGTACTGGCCCTGCCCGCGCACGGCGCCGCCGTCGTCCTGTCCGGCCTGCCGCGGGCCGTCCGGCGGGCCTGGTGCGTGGTGGCGGGCGCGGTGGTCGTCGCGCTCGTCCCGCTGGCGTTGTTCAGCATGGGGCAGTCGGAACAGCTCAGCTGGCTCCAATGGCCCAACCCCGTCCAGCTGGGCACGTTCATCGCCCTGGTCCTGGGCGGTCTGATCTGCTCCCGCGCCCCGGTCGGCCGGGCGGGGGCCCGGCGGCTGCGGCTGCGGCCGGTCGCGCTGCCGCTGCTGGTGCTGCCCACGGCGCTGCTGGTGCTGCTCTCCCAGCTCAAGCCGATGTACGTGGACCGTTACGTCCTGTACTACGTGGCCGGCTTCGCCCTCCTGGCGGGCGCCGCGCTCGACTGGGTGCTGCGCCCGGCCGGCCACCGCGGCCAGACCCGGCGCCGGCTGCTGTACCGGTCGATGGCGCTGGCCGTGGTGCCGGCCCTGCTCGTCCCCGTCAACGTCTTCCTGCGCAGCCCGCAGAGCCGTACGGACGACGCGGTCGCGGTGACCCGCGCGGTCGAGGAGCTGTCGTCACCGGGCGACGGGCTGCTGTTCCTGCCCTCCCGGCGGCGGGTGTGGGCGGCGGCCGACCCGCACGAGTTCCACCGCCTGCGGGACCTGGCGCTCGACCGAAGCCCGGTGGCCTCGCACACCCTGTACGGCACGGAGCTGTCCGGCGACCGCGTCCACGCGCACATGATGCAGGCCCGCCGCATCGTCGCGGTCGGTGACGCGAAGGGACAGCCGCTCGACGAGACCGACCAGGAGATCGCCAAGCGGACGACCTTGCGCACCGCGTTCCAGGCCTGCGCGACACGGGAGCTCAAGGGGGCGCGGGTGACGTTGTACGCGCGGCCGGGGCACTGCTGA